One region of Streptomyces sp. NBC_00442 genomic DNA includes:
- a CDS encoding DUF1838 family protein, which yields MTAPAQTLRDLARTRASLDGEEVAYWWSGDVYSWAPDEPYQRLFGFEGVNVARLVQDEEAGPDAYQLLTREAAFYLDPGTREILETWQDLPVLHIWNDPANQRWRPFPVPTTELGGQVCFSLEIPLAYPSPLPVAQYPLHSAGDTYKALELFQFFADRADLAGDAPSVPATMSWTRMSPWLPWMARGQRPGGLTYHCRGRKLGSYDEVPERTRSYIADHHPEYAHAPEKWGEPNETSWTYFRKLNPPE from the coding sequence ATGACCGCACCCGCGCAAACGCTCCGCGACCTCGCTCGCACCCGCGCCTCCCTCGACGGCGAGGAGGTGGCCTACTGGTGGTCCGGCGACGTGTACTCCTGGGCGCCCGACGAGCCCTACCAGCGGCTCTTCGGGTTCGAGGGGGTCAACGTCGCCCGCCTCGTGCAGGACGAGGAGGCCGGCCCGGACGCGTATCAGCTGCTCACCCGCGAGGCCGCCTTCTATCTCGACCCCGGTACTCGCGAGATCCTGGAGACCTGGCAGGACCTGCCCGTCCTGCACATCTGGAACGACCCGGCCAACCAGCGCTGGCGCCCCTTCCCCGTGCCCACGACCGAGCTCGGCGGGCAGGTCTGCTTCAGCCTGGAGATCCCGCTCGCCTACCCCTCGCCGCTGCCCGTCGCCCAGTACCCCCTCCACTCGGCCGGCGACACCTACAAGGCCCTGGAGCTGTTCCAGTTCTTTGCCGACCGCGCCGACCTCGCGGGCGATGCGCCCAGCGTTCCGGCCACCATGTCCTGGACCCGGATGTCGCCGTGGCTGCCCTGGATGGCGCGCGGCCAGCGCCCCGGCGGCCTCACCTACCACTGCCGGGGCCGCAAGCTCGGCTCGTACGACGAGGTGCCCGAGCGCACCCGGTCGTACATCGCCGATCACCACCCCGAGTACGCACACGCCCCGGAGAAGTGGGGCGAACCGAACGAGACCAGCTGGACCTACTTCCGCAAGCTCAACCCCCCGGAGTAG
- a CDS encoding MFS transporter, whose translation MSSALQPSARPDTGPVAADVSYDPENYRPGRTITEWEPENEVFWRTVGRKVATRNLWIAVPALLVAFVVWQVWSVTATNLKDVGFTFSTSQLFWLTAIPGLTGGTARILYTFLGPMIGQRRFTALSTVILIVPLIWLGIAIQNTSTPYGVMVIIAALCGIGGANFASSLANIGFFFPKKEKGNATGINGGLGNLGVSVVQLLTPIVITFSTIAIGSAQHKKDGTPVYLQNAAFLWVPVLIVLALIAWFGQNDLKVASTPFSRQKVIFQRKHNWLMTWLYVGTFGSFIGFAAALPLLIKTTFPAYSVATYAWMGPALGALARWAGGWIADKLGGAKVTIISFVGMALAIIGVINFLPTGGGSGNFYGFFGCFLAAFFFSGVGNGSTFRQIPVIFRNQHLKGLTEGTPEYAKALKQAEMEAGAVTGFTSAIAAYGFFFIPAMFANFAVTSAMWGFVGFYASCIVVAWWFYARKGAEAPS comes from the coding sequence ATGAGTTCCGCACTCCAGCCGTCCGCCCGGCCCGACACCGGCCCCGTCGCCGCCGACGTCTCCTACGATCCGGAGAACTACCGTCCCGGCCGCACCATCACCGAGTGGGAGCCGGAGAACGAGGTCTTCTGGCGCACGGTCGGCCGGAAGGTTGCCACCCGGAACCTGTGGATCGCCGTTCCCGCCCTCCTCGTCGCCTTCGTGGTCTGGCAGGTCTGGTCCGTCACCGCGACCAACCTCAAGGACGTCGGCTTCACCTTCTCCACCTCGCAGCTGTTCTGGCTCACCGCCATCCCCGGCCTCACCGGCGGCACCGCCCGCATCCTCTACACCTTCCTCGGCCCGATGATCGGCCAGCGCCGCTTTACCGCGCTGTCGACGGTGATCCTCATCGTGCCGCTGATCTGGCTCGGCATCGCCATCCAGAACACCTCGACCCCGTACGGCGTCATGGTGATCATCGCCGCGCTGTGCGGCATCGGCGGCGCCAACTTCGCCTCATCGCTCGCCAACATCGGCTTCTTCTTCCCGAAGAAGGAGAAGGGCAACGCCACCGGCATCAACGGCGGCCTCGGCAACCTCGGCGTCTCCGTCGTCCAGCTGCTGACACCCATCGTCATCACCTTTTCGACGATTGCCATCGGTTCGGCCCAGCACAAGAAGGACGGCACCCCGGTCTACCTGCAGAACGCCGCGTTCCTGTGGGTCCCGGTCCTCATCGTGCTCGCCCTGATCGCCTGGTTCGGCCAGAACGACCTGAAGGTCGCCTCCACCCCCTTCAGCCGCCAGAAGGTCATCTTCCAGCGCAAGCACAACTGGCTGATGACCTGGCTGTACGTCGGCACCTTCGGCTCCTTCATCGGCTTCGCCGCCGCCCTGCCGCTGCTGATCAAGACGACCTTCCCGGCGTACTCCGTCGCCACCTACGCCTGGATGGGCCCGGCGCTCGGCGCGCTGGCCCGGTGGGCCGGCGGCTGGATCGCCGACAAGCTCGGCGGCGCGAAAGTCACCATCATCTCGTTCGTCGGCATGGCGCTCGCGATCATCGGTGTCATCAACTTCCTTCCCACCGGCGGTGGTTCGGGCAACTTCTACGGCTTCTTCGGCTGCTTCCTCGCCGCGTTCTTCTTCTCCGGCGTCGGCAACGGCTCGACCTTCCGGCAGATCCCGGTGATCTTCCGCAACCAGCACCTGAAGGGCCTGACCGAGGGCACCCCCGAGTACGCCAAGGCGCTGAAGCAGGCCGAGATGGAGGCGGGCGCCGTCACCGGCTTCACCTCCGCGATCGCCGCGTACGGCTTCTTCTTCATCCCGGCGATGTTCGCCAACTTCGCGGTG